In the Variovorax sp. S12S4 genome, one interval contains:
- the fabG gene encoding 3-oxoacyl-ACP reductase FabG, with protein sequence MSLEGKRALITGASGALGAAMAERLARDGATVLLHANSRPEAVEQLAATIAAAGGKAECHVFDLRSDEACRVACERMLEDGPVQIVVNNAGVHDDAVLPGMRAEQWHKVIDVSLNGFFRVTQPLLLPMMRTRWGRVLNISSVSALTGNRGQVNYAAAKGALNSATKALSLEVASRGVTVNAIAPGIIASPMADATFDPAMVNQMVPMKRAGTPQEVASLASFLASDEAAYITGQVISINGGMI encoded by the coding sequence ATGAGTCTTGAAGGAAAACGCGCACTGATCACTGGCGCCAGCGGCGCATTGGGCGCCGCCATGGCCGAGCGCCTGGCACGCGATGGCGCCACCGTGCTTCTGCACGCCAATTCGCGGCCCGAAGCGGTGGAGCAGCTGGCAGCCACGATTGCGGCGGCTGGCGGCAAGGCCGAATGCCACGTTTTCGACCTGCGCAGCGACGAAGCCTGCCGTGTGGCGTGCGAACGGATGCTCGAAGATGGGCCGGTCCAGATCGTCGTCAACAACGCCGGCGTGCACGACGACGCCGTGCTGCCCGGCATGCGTGCCGAACAGTGGCACAAGGTGATCGACGTTTCGCTCAACGGCTTTTTTCGCGTGACGCAGCCGCTGCTGCTGCCGATGATGCGCACCCGCTGGGGCCGCGTGCTCAATATCTCGTCGGTCTCGGCGCTGACCGGCAACCGCGGGCAGGTCAACTATGCGGCCGCCAAGGGTGCGCTCAACAGCGCGACCAAGGCGTTGTCGCTCGAAGTAGCGTCGCGCGGCGTCACGGTCAACGCCATTGCGCCGGGCATCATCGCCTCGCCCATGGCCGACGCAACCTTCGACCCCGCCATGGTCAACCAGATGGTCCCGATGAAGCGCGCCGGAACGCCGCAGGAAGTGGCGTCGCTGGCCTCATTCCTGGCCAGCGACGAGGCGGCCTACATCACGGGCCAGGTGATTTCCATCAACGGCGGAATGATCTGA
- a CDS encoding class I SAM-dependent methyltransferase, which translates to MSAVLPSSAGTTDSAWRELHEAATIPYKKGGSFAWHFARGKLGRDPVFRGLLERGLIGSEHRRVVDIGCGQGLFASLLASMSQMQAQGRWPASWKRTPAAADYTGIELMPKDVARAEASIGHLQPAPKLVCADMCSAALPDCDLVVILDVLHYVNIEAQDGVLQRVRDALRRGGNPNARLLLRVGDASSKRGFAISQWVDRTVTRIRGHKVSPTWGRPLADWIAVLQRLGFSVQSIPMSEGTPFANVLLVADLEPSA; encoded by the coding sequence ATGAGCGCGGTGCTGCCTTCTTCTGCTGGCACGACCGACAGCGCGTGGCGCGAACTGCACGAAGCCGCCACCATCCCTTACAAGAAGGGCGGCAGCTTTGCTTGGCACTTCGCGCGCGGCAAGCTGGGGCGCGACCCCGTATTTCGCGGTCTGCTCGAGCGCGGCTTGATCGGCTCAGAGCATCGCCGCGTGGTCGACATCGGCTGCGGGCAGGGGCTTTTTGCGAGCCTGCTCGCATCGATGAGCCAGATGCAGGCACAGGGCCGCTGGCCGGCGTCATGGAAGCGCACGCCGGCGGCGGCCGACTACACGGGCATCGAGCTCATGCCCAAGGACGTGGCGCGTGCCGAGGCTTCCATCGGGCATCTGCAACCGGCGCCGAAGCTGGTCTGCGCCGACATGTGCTCGGCGGCGCTGCCGGACTGCGATCTGGTCGTGATTCTCGACGTGCTGCACTACGTGAACATCGAGGCGCAAGACGGTGTTCTGCAGCGCGTGCGCGATGCACTGCGGCGCGGCGGCAACCCGAACGCGCGGCTGCTGCTGCGCGTGGGCGATGCGTCGAGCAAGCGCGGTTTCGCCATCAGCCAGTGGGTCGACCGCACAGTGACCCGCATCCGCGGCCACAAGGTGTCGCCCACCTGGGGCCGTCCGCTGGCCGACTGGATCGCGGTGCTGCAGCGGCTGGGCTTCAGCGTGCAGAGCATTCCCATGAGCGAGGGCACGCCCTTTGCCAACGTGCTGCTGGTGGCCGACCTGGAGCCCTCTGCGTGA
- a CDS encoding polysaccharide deacetylase family protein, translating to MGKSRAMSSASAAPSESWPWPPAIRASAALHVAAIGAGALVPGAMPWAIGAVVLNHALITGAGLTPRSSLLGPNVTRLPDAAGARREVAITIDDGPEPEVTPRVLDLLDAHGQRATFFCIAERVLAHPALAREIVARGHSIQNHTARHRHNFSFLGPRGFASEIARAQEILTETTGQRPTCFRAPAGLRNPFLEPVLHRLGLSLVSWTRRGFDTREGDPAKVMARLARNLQARDILLLHDGNAARTPEGNPVLLEVLPLLLERLRAEGLSAVTLPEGLKR from the coding sequence ATGGGAAAATCCCGAGCCATGTCATCCGCATCCGCCGCACCGTCTGAATCGTGGCCCTGGCCGCCGGCCATTCGCGCGAGCGCGGCCTTGCACGTGGCCGCCATCGGCGCGGGGGCGCTGGTGCCGGGGGCGATGCCCTGGGCCATCGGTGCCGTCGTGCTGAACCATGCGCTCATCACCGGTGCGGGGCTCACGCCGCGCAGCAGTCTTCTGGGCCCCAACGTCACGCGCCTACCCGATGCGGCCGGCGCCCGGCGCGAAGTGGCCATCACCATCGACGACGGCCCCGAGCCCGAGGTCACGCCCCGGGTGCTCGACCTGCTGGACGCGCATGGTCAGCGCGCCACCTTCTTCTGCATTGCCGAGCGCGTGCTTGCCCACCCGGCGCTCGCGCGCGAGATCGTCGCGCGCGGCCACAGCATCCAGAACCACACCGCGCGGCACCGGCACAATTTTTCTTTTCTCGGACCGCGCGGCTTTGCGAGCGAGATCGCACGGGCGCAAGAAATCCTGACGGAAACCACGGGTCAGCGTCCGACCTGTTTCCGTGCGCCGGCCGGCCTGCGCAACCCGTTCCTCGAGCCGGTGCTGCATCGCCTCGGCCTTTCGCTCGTGAGCTGGACCCGCCGCGGCTTCGACACGCGCGAAGGCGACCCTGCCAAGGTCATGGCGCGCCTTGCCCGCAACCTGCAGGCGCGCGACATCCTGCTTCTGCACGACGGCAACGCCGCGCGCACCCCTGAAGGAAATCCCGTGTTGTTGGAGGTATTGCCCTTGTTGCTCGAACGCCTGCGCGCCGAAGGCCTTAGCGCCGTCACCTTGCCCGAGGGCCTGAAGCGATGA